Proteins from one Bacteroidales bacterium genomic window:
- a CDS encoding DUF427 domain-containing protein: protein MKAIWNNKIIAESDDIINVEGNMYFPAEAVNKEFLKNSDTHTECHWKGTASYYTLDVDGLTNADAAWYYPEPRPLADGIKGRIAFWKGVQVIKS from the coding sequence ATGAAAGCAATATGGAACAATAAGATCATCGCAGAAAGTGATGATATAATAAATGTTGAAGGGAATATGTATTTCCCTGCAGAAGCAGTTAATAAGGAGTTCTTAAAAAATAGCGACACCCATACTGAATGTCATTGGAAGGGTACAGCATCATATTACACTCTGGATGTAGATGGCCTTACCAATGCAGATGCAGCGTGGTATTATCCTGAACCACGGCCGCTTGCCGATGGCATAAAGGGCAGAATAGCATTCTGGAAAGGCGTACAGGTAATTAAAAGCTGA
- a CDS encoding thiosulfate sulfurtransferase, translated as MTETVSEITTKELISKIGNTDVHIIDVRPVDAYNGWRLAGEIRGGHIPGARSIPLKWFNYIDWIEIVRKKDILPGHKIIIYSYDRKDAESASKRFLASGYSDINIYTGFLPEWTMGNDLPLDNLARFQNLVHPNWVNDLIRSSKPDEYNNNKYVLLHAHYRNRDAYLSGHIPGAIDIDTLALEAPESWNRRSPSELKTALENHGITSDTTVVIYGKYMHPDNNDPFPGSAAGDIGALRGALILMYAGVNDVRVLNGGFQSWLDAGFETSYKDEGKQPVKEFGASIPVHPELIVDTPEAKEMLRSGDAELVCVRSWAEYIGEVSGYNYIEAKGRIPGAVFADCGSDAYHMENYRNLDLTTREFNEIADIWIKNGITPDKHLAFYCGTGWRGSEAWFNAWLMGWPRVSVYDGGWFEWSNDPQNPYETGIPVK; from the coding sequence ATGACTGAAACAGTATCTGAAATCACCACAAAAGAGTTAATCTCAAAAATTGGAAATACTGATGTACATATCATTGATGTCCGCCCGGTTGACGCTTATAATGGATGGAGACTTGCCGGGGAAATAAGAGGGGGACATATTCCGGGAGCCAGAAGCATACCGCTAAAATGGTTTAATTACATCGACTGGATAGAAATTGTGAGGAAGAAAGATATACTTCCGGGGCACAAAATTATTATTTATTCCTATGATCGTAAAGATGCTGAAAGCGCTTCTAAAAGATTCCTTGCTTCAGGATATTCTGATATTAATATATACACAGGGTTTCTTCCAGAGTGGACCATGGGAAATGATCTACCGCTGGATAACCTTGCCAGGTTTCAGAACCTTGTTCATCCAAACTGGGTAAATGACCTTATCAGAAGCAGTAAGCCTGATGAATATAATAACAACAAGTATGTTCTGCTTCATGCTCATTACAGGAACAGAGATGCATACCTTTCCGGACATATCCCCGGAGCAATTGACATCGATACTCTTGCCCTTGAAGCTCCTGAATCATGGAATCGCAGGTCGCCTTCTGAACTGAAGACAGCTTTGGAGAATCATGGAATTACATCCGATACAACAGTTGTAATATATGGAAAGTATATGCACCCTGACAATAATGATCCCTTCCCGGGAAGTGCAGCCGGAGACATAGGTGCGCTGAGGGGTGCATTGATATTGATGTATGCCGGAGTTAATGATGTTAGGGTACTGAATGGAGGATTCCAGTCGTGGCTCGATGCCGGGTTTGAAACTTCATATAAAGATGAAGGTAAACAACCGGTGAAAGAATTCGGAGCATCAATACCTGTTCATCCTGAACTGATTGTTGACACACCTGAAGCGAAAGAGATGCTCAGGTCAGGAGATGCAGAACTTGTTTGTGTCAGAAGCTGGGCAGAGTATATCGGGGAAGTTAGCGGCTACAATTACATTGAAGCAAAAGGGAGAATACCGGGTGCCGTTTTTGCCGATTGCGGAAGTGATGCCTACCATATGGAAAATTACCGGAATCTCGATCTTACAACACGTGAATTCAATGAGATCGCAGATATCTGGATAAAAAATGGTATTACACCTGACAAGCATCTTGCATTTTACTGTGGCACAGGATGGAGAGGAAGCGAAGCATGGTTTAACGCCTGGCTCATGGGCTGGCCTCGTGTATCAGTTTACGACGGCGGCTGGTTCGAATGGAGCAACGATCCCCAGAATCCTTATGAAACAGGAATACCGGTAAAATAA
- a CDS encoding L-histidine N(alpha)-methyltransferase, translating into MTDIQSLEVDTLKGLSSTPKYLLSKYFYDDAGSAIFQEITKMPEYYLTRSEQEIFENQKEQITDAIISGHSRFDLLELGSGDGSKTKILLKHLLQKKSDFKYIPVDISSKANSDLVRELNKEIPSLNISPLTGDFFGLTDAGNINSDTSKVILFLGSNIGNFTEPEIDIFLTQLSDLCRRGDKILIGFDLMKSPEIIMQAYDDPYGQTKKFNLNHLARLNRDLAADFNLSKFEHHTTYNPVSGYLKSYLVSKEQQTVDIKSLDQKFVFNRWEPVFMELSRKFDLLSIERFAFNHGFSIVKHFTDQKKWFTDSLWVKT; encoded by the coding sequence ATGACAGATATCCAGAGCCTTGAAGTGGATACATTAAAAGGCTTGTCATCTACACCCAAATACCTTCTTTCAAAATATTTTTACGATGATGCCGGAAGCGCTATTTTTCAGGAAATAACAAAAATGCCGGAATATTACCTGACAAGATCTGAACAGGAAATATTTGAAAATCAGAAGGAACAAATAACAGATGCAATTATTTCCGGCCACTCCCGGTTCGATCTTCTCGAACTTGGTTCCGGTGATGGTTCCAAAACAAAAATACTTCTGAAACATCTTTTACAAAAGAAATCAGACTTTAAATATATTCCTGTTGATATCAGCTCCAAAGCAAATAGTGATCTTGTCAGGGAGCTTAATAAAGAAATCCCCTCATTGAATATAAGTCCTTTAACAGGAGATTTCTTTGGACTGACAGATGCCGGGAATATTAACAGTGACACAAGTAAAGTAATATTGTTTCTTGGTTCCAATATAGGGAATTTCACAGAACCTGAGATTGACATTTTTCTTACTCAGCTTTCTGATTTATGCAGAAGAGGAGATAAGATATTAATAGGATTTGATCTGATGAAATCACCTGAAATTATAATGCAGGCTTATGATGATCCTTATGGCCAGACAAAAAAGTTTAACCTGAATCATCTTGCCAGACTGAACAGGGATCTTGCAGCTGATTTTAACCTCAGCAAGTTCGAACATCATACCACATATAACCCTGTGTCAGGTTACTTAAAGAGCTATCTGGTCTCAAAAGAACAACAGACGGTTGACATTAAATCGTTGGATCAGAAGTTTGTTTTTAATAGGTGGGAACCTGTTTTCATGGAACTTTCAAGAAAATTCGATCTGCTTTCAATTGAAAGATTTGCATTCAATCATGGATTCTCAATTGTGAAACATTTCACAGATCAGAAAAAATGGTTCACAGATTCACTCTGGGTCAAAACATAA
- a CDS encoding ABC transporter permease/substrate-binding protein, producing the protein MGAGSIPDFIDTVFQRREYLYELLVQHFVLSLSAIVIIVVIGTGTGIALLRFKSIRQIVLGFVNFIYTIPSIAMFGLFIPLVGIGFVNALVVLVIYGLLPMIRNTYTGLSEVDPLYIDAAKGMGATPSQIFFRVRWPLAFPTILSGFRTMVVMTIALAGLASFIGAGGLGQAIYRGINTNNSSLILAGSISVALLALVTDLIIGFFEKRVRSKKLHSRRNKLFTAFAAMLFIFIPIMLFTFNSKGFKPVKSSEIVIASKPTAEQYILGEIIA; encoded by the coding sequence ATGGGTGCCGGATCAATACCTGATTTTATTGACACAGTTTTCCAGAGACGTGAATACCTCTATGAGTTACTTGTTCAGCATTTTGTATTATCACTGTCAGCAATAGTGATAATTGTGGTAATCGGTACAGGTACAGGCATTGCACTTCTGAGGTTCAAAAGCATAAGACAGATTGTACTTGGATTTGTGAACTTTATATACACGATCCCATCAATAGCAATGTTCGGTTTGTTTATTCCCCTTGTAGGTATAGGTTTTGTAAATGCCCTGGTAGTACTTGTAATATACGGACTACTGCCAATGATAAGAAACACCTATACAGGATTAAGTGAGGTGGATCCATTGTACATTGACGCAGCGAAAGGAATGGGGGCCACTCCTTCACAGATATTTTTCAGGGTAAGATGGCCGCTTGCGTTTCCTACAATCCTGAGCGGTTTTCGTACAATGGTTGTAATGACCATAGCGCTTGCAGGACTTGCATCATTCATTGGTGCCGGAGGTCTGGGGCAGGCAATCTATCGGGGTATTAATACAAATAATTCATCGCTTATACTTGCCGGTTCAATCTCAGTTGCATTACTGGCATTGGTAACAGATCTGATTATTGGATTCTTCGAAAAGAGAGTCAGGAGCAAAAAGTTACATTCCCGTCGGAATAAGTTATTTACAGCTTTTGCTGCAATGTTGTTTATTTTCATTCCCATCATGCTTTTTACATTTAACAGTAAGGGATTCAAACCGGTAAAGTCATCGGAGATTGTAATTGCATCGAAACCAACAGCGGAGCAGTATATACTCGGAGAAATTATTGCCTGA
- a CDS encoding glycine/betaine ABC transporter substrate-binding protein, which produces MLSGEIDIYPEYTGTAWLFVLKKQKISNPDTLFKALSDIYDKEYQLTWVTRFGFNNTFTLAISDTAAISEGFRTISDLAPKSNKYNFGAEFDFFERNDGFSGISSLYSLNFKKIVELDINLKFNAMANGTVDIINAFSTDSRIKQMNLRTLKDDKKYFTDYQAGIIVRNETLNQSPELRTLLAKLGNTIDDNTMLLLNYEVEINKKSPEKVAEEFLKSTGLIK; this is translated from the coding sequence ATGTTATCGGGTGAGATTGATATTTATCCCGAATATACAGGAACTGCCTGGCTGTTCGTACTAAAGAAGCAGAAGATCAGTAATCCGGATACACTATTCAAAGCTTTATCGGATATTTATGATAAAGAATACCAGCTCACATGGGTAACAAGATTCGGATTCAACAATACATTTACCCTGGCTATTTCTGATACAGCAGCAATCAGTGAAGGGTTTAGAACCATCTCCGATCTCGCTCCAAAAAGTAACAAGTATAATTTTGGTGCTGAATTTGACTTTTTTGAAAGGAACGATGGATTCTCCGGTATATCGAGCCTTTACTCACTGAATTTTAAAAAAATAGTGGAACTCGATATAAATCTGAAATTCAATGCCATGGCAAACGGAACAGTAGATATCATAAACGCATTTTCCACTGATTCACGCATTAAACAGATGAATCTGCGAACACTAAAGGATGATAAAAAATATTTCACTGACTACCAGGCTGGTATTATCGTTCGCAATGAAACACTCAATCAATCCCCTGAGCTGAGAACCCTGCTGGCAAAACTGGGGAATACAATTGATGATAATACAATGCTCCTGCTTAACTACGAAGTGGAGATAAATAAGAAATCACCGGAGAAAGTCGCTGAAGAATTTTTAAAATCAACAGGCCTCATAAAGTAA
- a CDS encoding ATP-binding cassette domain-containing protein, producing the protein MVETVIEITGVSKTYEGNKLAVDNVSLSVAEGEFLTIIGPSGCGKTTLLRLVNGMTDFESGSIKVLNREMHFWDIVQLRRKIGYVIQGAGLFPHLTVKQNMQFVLNISGMAEDLQEERVIELAQIIGFSKSQLKEYPDSLSGGQQQRVGVARALAMKPQILLMDEPFGALDNITRRNLQAEMKQIHNDLNVNILMVTHDLNEAFSLGNEVVIMHNTKILQTDKPENILKAPASEWVKEFVSAFRA; encoded by the coding sequence ATGGTTGAAACTGTAATTGAAATAACAGGAGTTTCAAAGACCTATGAGGGAAATAAACTGGCCGTTGATAATGTATCATTGTCAGTGGCAGAGGGAGAATTTCTAACAATAATTGGCCCCAGTGGATGTGGCAAGACTACTTTACTTCGGCTTGTCAATGGAATGACCGATTTTGAATCAGGATCGATAAAGGTACTGAACAGGGAAATGCACTTTTGGGATATTGTACAACTCAGGCGTAAGATAGGTTATGTGATCCAGGGGGCAGGACTATTTCCCCATCTCACTGTAAAACAGAACATGCAGTTTGTTTTGAATATCTCAGGGATGGCAGAAGATCTTCAGGAAGAAAGAGTGATTGAGCTTGCACAGATAATCGGGTTCAGTAAATCACAACTAAAGGAGTATCCGGACTCTCTGAGCGGTGGCCAGCAGCAACGTGTCGGAGTAGCCCGGGCGCTTGCAATGAAACCTCAGATATTGCTTATGGACGAGCCATTCGGAGCACTTGATAATATTACAAGGAGAAATCTGCAGGCAGAAATGAAACAGATTCATAATGACCTGAATGTTAATATTTTAATGGTTACTCATGACCTCAATGAGGCATTTTCACTAGGGAATGAAGTAGTTATTATGCACAATACGAAAATATTACAGACAGATAAACCTGAAAATATTTTGAAGGCTCCTGCCAGTGAATGGGTAAAGGAATTTGTCTCTGCTTTCAGAGCCTGA
- a CDS encoding NAD(P)H-dependent oxidoreductase — protein MGISVSVIYGSVRSDRQGIKAAKYLENKLLERGIKVLFIDPLEYKLPLLDKMYKEYPKGSAPEPMETIAGILNDSDGFLIVTGEYNHSIPPALKNMLDHFQREYYFKPSAIASYSAGSFGGVRAAVHLRAVVGELGMPAISSMLPFPVIGNLFDENLKPLNDRIDSSTSRFIDEFVWYIYAFKNQRTEGMPY, from the coding sequence ATGGGAATTTCAGTTAGCGTTATTTACGGATCGGTTCGAAGCGACCGCCAGGGGATCAAAGCGGCAAAATACCTTGAGAATAAACTTCTTGAAAGAGGTATAAAAGTTCTTTTCATAGATCCTCTTGAATACAAACTTCCTCTGCTTGATAAAATGTACAAGGAATATCCAAAGGGGTCTGCCCCGGAACCGATGGAAACAATTGCCGGGATTCTGAATGACTCAGACGGATTTCTGATTGTTACCGGAGAATATAATCACAGCATTCCTCCAGCATTGAAAAATATGCTTGACCATTTTCAAAGGGAGTATTATTTCAAACCATCAGCCATTGCCTCCTACTCAGCCGGTTCATTCGGAGGAGTGAGAGCAGCTGTACATCTAAGGGCTGTCGTGGGTGAACTTGGTATGCCTGCAATATCTTCTATGCTCCCTTTTCCGGTAATCGGTAACTTGTTTGACGAAAACCTTAAACCTCTTAATGACAGAATTGATTCATCCACCTCACGGTTTATTGATGAGTTTGTATGGTATATATATGCTTTTAAAAATCAAAGAACAGAGGGCATGCCCTATTAA
- a CDS encoding TetR/AcrR family transcriptional regulator, with protein MSRNKSYNTDDVLEKAMHVFWNNGYEQTSVRLLEKEMGINQFSIYSSFTSKHNLFVESLKKYREYVNKNVYGDLLKPGARIKDLELFLYRFTDDKKSAKKYKGCLVVNTTGEINPMDDEITIELINYYMFIKEMLKKVLSNSIEAGDISADTDIDKYSNFLLGVMQGLSVGAKVLPDNQIRDIIKVSLSVLK; from the coding sequence ATGTCCCGTAATAAATCATATAATACCGATGATGTTCTGGAAAAAGCAATGCATGTATTCTGGAATAATGGGTACGAGCAAACTTCAGTTCGTTTGCTGGAAAAAGAAATGGGCATAAATCAGTTTTCAATCTATTCAAGTTTTACAAGTAAGCATAATCTCTTTGTCGAATCTTTAAAAAAGTACAGGGAGTATGTAAATAAAAATGTTTATGGCGACTTGCTCAAACCCGGAGCCAGGATTAAGGATCTTGAACTTTTTCTGTATCGGTTCACAGATGATAAAAAATCAGCTAAAAAATATAAGGGTTGTCTTGTTGTTAACACAACCGGTGAGATCAATCCAATGGACGACGAAATTACCATTGAACTGATTAACTACTATATGTTTATTAAAGAGATGCTTAAAAAAGTGCTATCAAATTCGATAGAAGCGGGTGATATTTCAGCTGATACCGATATTGATAAATACTCAAATTTTCTACTTGGTGTTATGCAGGGATTATCTGTAGGCGCAAAAGTTCTACCCGATAATCAGATCCGTGATATCATCAAAGTATCATTATCAGTACTTAAATAA
- a CDS encoding carboxymuconolactone decarboxylase family protein, with amino-acid sequence MEIFKLHTIETAPGDSKAILEDTLNQMKFIPNLYATMAGSPQVLKAYVEMARLFGETSFNAVEKNIVWLTVSRSNSCHYCTAIHSMVAKMYNVPDEIVEAIRSDKPLSDNKLESLRKFTSVLVEKRGWASDQEINNFLAAGYIKTQILELIVGIAQKTISNYVNHIADTPLDEPVKSFEWHAEN; translated from the coding sequence ATGGAAATATTTAAATTACACACAATTGAAACAGCTCCCGGGGATTCAAAAGCAATTCTTGAGGATACTCTCAACCAAATGAAGTTCATTCCGAATCTTTATGCAACAATGGCAGGATCACCCCAGGTTTTAAAAGCTTATGTTGAAATGGCAAGACTATTCGGAGAGACATCATTTAATGCTGTTGAAAAAAACATTGTATGGCTTACAGTCAGTCGTTCCAACAGTTGCCACTACTGCACAGCCATTCATTCAATGGTTGCTAAAATGTATAATGTGCCCGATGAGATAGTTGAAGCAATACGTTCAGATAAACCTTTAAGCGACAATAAGCTCGAATCTTTAAGAAAGTTCACATCTGTGTTAGTCGAAAAAAGAGGCTGGGCTTCCGACCAGGAAATAAATAATTTTCTGGCTGCAGGATATATAAAAACCCAGATACTTGAACTCATAGTAGGTATTGCCCAGAAGACAATAAGTAACTACGTAAATCATATCGCAGACACTCCGCTAGATGAGCCTGTAAAATCATTTGAATGGCATGCTGAAAATTAA
- a CDS encoding AhpC/TSA family protein encodes MKKLTLLTLILIMICQTGSFAQIADKAEDISPLLIGEKIPDISLISTAGNQETLAAITGGKPSILLFYRGGWCPFCNKHLAEIETIQDKILELGYQLIAISPDAPPKLIASGEKNKLKYGLYSDSNGAVAQAMGIAFKASERSLGMLSEYSAGQNTGFLPVPSVFVINPDGVIAFEYINPDYKVRISAKLLLAVLENLK; translated from the coding sequence ATGAAAAAATTAACTCTTTTAACTTTGATCCTTATAATGATATGCCAGACCGGTTCATTTGCACAGATCGCTGATAAGGCAGAAGATATATCACCTCTTTTGATCGGCGAGAAAATTCCTGACATATCTCTTATTTCAACAGCTGGTAATCAGGAAACTCTTGCAGCTATAACAGGAGGAAAACCTTCGATTCTACTTTTTTACCGTGGCGGCTGGTGCCCTTTCTGCAATAAGCATTTAGCTGAAATTGAGACAATTCAGGACAAGATTCTGGAATTAGGATATCAACTGATTGCAATCAGCCCCGATGCTCCACCTAAACTCATTGCCTCTGGTGAGAAAAATAAACTTAAGTATGGTCTGTATTCAGATAGTAACGGAGCAGTGGCACAGGCAATGGGAATTGCTTTCAAAGCCTCGGAAAGATCCCTTGGCATGCTTTCCGAGTATTCTGCCGGCCAAAACACAGGATTTCTTCCGGTACCTTCCGTTTTTGTGATAAATCCTGATGGTGTAATTGCATTTGAGTATATAAACCCTGACTATAAAGTACGGATAAGCGCTAAACTACTTCTGGCAGTTCTTGAGAATTTAAAATAA
- a CDS encoding DsrE family protein: protein MSKAQTANPEPTHDKLVVVWSSDDPMVAERVALMYTHAAKTAGWFKEVTLIVWGPSAKLISTDLKLQEKLKAMQKDGVVIEACVACANAYGVAEDLKKLGYDVKGMGKPLTDYLKSGAKVLTF from the coding sequence ATGTCGAAAGCACAGACAGCTAATCCCGAACCCACACATGACAAACTGGTAGTGGTTTGGTCAAGTGATGATCCGATGGTAGCTGAAAGAGTTGCTCTAATGTACACTCATGCTGCAAAAACTGCCGGTTGGTTTAAAGAAGTAACACTTATTGTCTGGGGGCCGTCTGCAAAGCTTATTTCAACCGATCTCAAGCTTCAGGAAAAGTTAAAAGCCATGCAGAAAGACGGCGTTGTTATTGAAGCGTGTGTTGCCTGCGCAAATGCTTATGGTGTCGCTGAAGATCTTAAAAAGCTTGGCTATGATGTTAAGGGAATGGGAAAGCCACTTACAGACTATCTTAAATCTGGTGCAAAAGTTCTGACATTCTAA
- a CDS encoding DUF4395 domain-containing protein, producing MKTYALCPISDKKVNERISRVNAIITVLLLLSFIVTHNIFAIVFLAIDFFLRASGFSKYSLIAIASQNIVKWLNVKNHFINAGPKIFAARIGLVLTSLTILSLLLSFSSLSFVIAGILGLFSFLEGVFGFCVACQIYPVLYRVLYTEY from the coding sequence ATGAAAACATATGCTTTATGCCCCATTTCTGACAAAAAAGTAAATGAACGGATATCTCGTGTAAATGCTATAATTACGGTATTGCTTTTGCTATCTTTTATAGTTACACATAACATTTTTGCAATTGTTTTTCTGGCTATTGATTTCTTTCTGAGAGCTTCCGGGTTTTCAAAATACAGTCTGATTGCAATAGCCTCACAGAACATTGTTAAGTGGCTAAATGTAAAAAATCATTTTATCAATGCAGGTCCCAAGATATTTGCTGCACGGATAGGATTGGTTCTGACCAGTCTTACAATACTGTCACTTTTATTGTCATTCAGTTCTTTATCATTTGTCATAGCCGGAATACTCGGATTGTTTTCCTTCCTCGAAGGTGTATTCGGATTCTGTGTTGCATGCCAGATTTATCCCGTTTTATACAGGGTACTATATACTGAATACTGA
- a CDS encoding TlpA family protein disulfide reductase, with translation MNLKKISLVSVAALFSFALFYSATNAPGNESDIKKEYLSLNTEVSVGLNIGNQAPEIEYTAPDGKTIKLSSLKGKIVLIDFWASWCPPCRLENPNLVKSSEHFKDASFKSGKGFTVYSVSLDQDKNGWIGAIKSDKLSWENHVSDLKGWKSEAASLYEVEAIPSNYLIDGNGIILAKNLRGSALDAKLSKLLK, from the coding sequence ATGAATTTAAAAAAAATATCTTTGGTCAGTGTAGCGGCACTATTCTCTTTTGCTTTATTCTACTCAGCAACAAACGCTCCCGGAAATGAATCGGATATAAAAAAGGAGTATTTATCCCTTAATACTGAAGTGTCTGTCGGACTCAATATTGGCAACCAGGCACCTGAGATTGAATATACAGCTCCTGATGGAAAAACGATTAAACTTTCATCACTGAAAGGGAAAATCGTTCTAATTGACTTCTGGGCATCATGGTGTCCTCCCTGCCGCCTGGAAAATCCTAACCTTGTAAAATCATCCGAGCATTTTAAGGATGCTTCATTTAAAAGTGGAAAAGGATTTACTGTTTATAGTGTATCGCTCGACCAGGATAAAAATGGCTGGATTGGCGCCATTAAATCCGATAAGCTATCCTGGGAAAACCATGTTAGCGATCTAAAAGGATGGAAATCAGAAGCTGCAAGCCTGTATGAAGTTGAAGCGATTCCATCAAACTACCTTATTGATGGTAATGGGATCATTTTAGCAAAGAATCTGCGTGGCTCTGCTTTGGATGCAAAACTCAGTAAACTGCTAAAATAA
- a CDS encoding redoxin domain-containing protein, producing MILPIKSQNKTENRIYNINVKDVLERVRTHDFNPLNEDNSLTIDLTLNVAGIADLNNDDWQVRLLAVRDLVRAGNKNATELITGLTDKSEHVRQVCTMALGILRSKDAISGLEQIVRQDKNTMVRSQAVIALGQIEAGSSLALLRETLKTDPSRDVQHQCELAIYQIEKQMGTTDKQLSAFLTLDESTFNSIHPGSAAPDFKLDDTDGKEWKLSQFRNEKWVVLIWVFADWCPVCHGEFQDLMEMHDEFEKAEVRIFTVETHDRFRGRVMVGKELDPSYWFSKKSFHEAYTEKIWWPHLLDRAGAIGAMYGADPLAFAVHAEYINRPTTVIIDKEGIVRFNYQGTFWGDRPTIEQTLKMIETGDFSFEHQQRLKGKN from the coding sequence ATGATCTTACCTATAAAGAGTCAAAACAAAACAGAAAATAGAATTTATAATATAAATGTTAAGGATGTGCTTGAAAGAGTTAGAACACATGATTTTAATCCTCTGAATGAAGATAATTCATTGACAATTGACCTCACATTGAATGTGGCCGGTATTGCCGATCTGAACAACGACGACTGGCAGGTTCGCTTACTGGCTGTCAGGGATCTGGTGCGTGCAGGCAATAAAAATGCTACGGAGCTAATAACCGGACTTACTGATAAGTCAGAACATGTCAGGCAGGTTTGTACCATGGCTCTTGGTATTCTGAGATCGAAGGATGCCATCAGCGGTCTGGAACAAATCGTTCGTCAGGATAAAAATACAATGGTTCGAAGCCAGGCTGTAATCGCACTCGGACAGATTGAGGCTGGGAGCTCACTTGCTTTACTACGTGAAACACTGAAAACCGATCCTTCACGCGATGTTCAGCATCAGTGTGAACTGGCTATTTATCAGATTGAAAAACAAATGGGAACAACCGACAAGCAGCTTTCAGCCTTTCTTACTCTGGATGAATCAACCTTTAATTCTATTCATCCCGGAAGTGCAGCGCCCGATTTCAAGTTAGATGATACAGATGGTAAAGAATGGAAATTAAGTCAGTTTCGTAATGAGAAGTGGGTTGTTCTTATATGGGTTTTTGCCGACTGGTGTCCCGTTTGTCATGGAGAATTTCAGGATCTGATGGAAATGCATGATGAGTTTGAAAAAGCAGAGGTACGGATTTTTACTGTTGAAACACACGATAGGTTTAGAGGAAGAGTTATGGTAGGGAAAGAACTTGATCCCTCCTACTGGTTTTCGAAAAAATCATTTCACGAAGCATATACTGAGAAAATATGGTGGCCTCACCTCCTCGACCGGGCAGGAGCAATCGGAGCAATGTACGGAGCTGATCCACTTGCCTTTGCAGTTCATGCTGAATATATAAACAGGCCGACTACTGTAATTATTGACAAAGAAGGCATCGTACGGTTTAATTACCAGGGAACATTCTGGGGCGACAGGCCAACAATAGAGCAAACTCTTAAAATGATTGAAACCGGAGATTTTTCATTTGAACACCAACAAAGATTAAAAGGCAAAAATTAA
- a CDS encoding winged helix DNA-binding protein, which yields MKYSFDTSLGNLTQRISKSLGVLLVKKIQKGGISVNAEQWCVISMLKFQHQATQTDIGLFLGYDKVKVLRLIVDLEKSEIVERYEDKDDKRFKIVKLTEKGNETYRKIEVLARDTLAEATNGLSDVEVKNCIVMLKKISRNLEY from the coding sequence ATGAAATATAGCTTCGATACTTCATTAGGTAATCTTACTCAAAGAATATCAAAATCACTAGGGGTTCTTCTGGTTAAAAAGATACAAAAAGGTGGAATCTCAGTTAATGCGGAACAGTGGTGTGTAATTTCGATGCTTAAATTTCAGCATCAGGCAACACAGACCGATATAGGATTATTTCTGGGATATGATAAAGTGAAGGTTTTACGACTGATTGTTGATTTGGAAAAATCTGAAATTGTTGAAAGGTATGAGGATAAAGATGATAAGCGGTTTAAGATTGTAAAGCTTACCGAGAAAGGCAATGAGACCTACAGAAAGATCGAAGTTCTTGCCCGTGACACTCTTGCAGAAGCAACAAACGGGTTAAGTGATGTTGAAGTAAAAAACTGTATCGTTATGCTTAAGAAGATATCCCGAAACCTGGAATATTAA